In Mytilus edulis chromosome 4, xbMytEdul2.2, whole genome shotgun sequence, the following proteins share a genomic window:
- the LOC139521248 gene encoding uncharacterized protein isoform X2, translating into MPRIGRRRNGNGRARVPVVEAQPPERRRGRRNRAVAAPRNQDVGAIVGEVQVQAPLPLQIQAPLPIERQPALQGPVTPAMNVQAPFAQVEIPAPVPMPNQNACLSNEIWIIGSSIICSARDHSENRPSDYG; encoded by the exons ATGCCTAGAATTGGTCGACGAAGAAATGGTAATGGGCGCGCACGAGTGCCCGTTGTTGAAGCACAACCACCAGAGAGACGACGCGGAAGGAGAAACCGTGCAGTTGCTGCACCAAGAAATCAAGATGTGGGGGCAATTGTTGGTGAAGTACAAGTACAAGCACCTCTTCCTCTACAAATCCAGGCTCCTTTGCCAATTGAAAGACAACCTGCCTTGCAAGGTCCCGTAACACCAGCAATGAACGTACAAGCGCCATTTGCGCAAGTTGAAATTCCAGCTCCTGTGCCAATGCCTAATCAAAATG CTTGTCTTAGTAATGAAATATGGATTATTGGTTCTTCAATAATATGCAGTGCTCGTGATCACTCGGAGAACAGACCTTCAG ACTATGGATAG
- the LOC139521248 gene encoding uncharacterized protein isoform X1: protein MPRIGRRRNGNGRARVPVVEAQPPERRRGRRNRAVAAPRNQDVGAIVGEVQVQAPLPLQIQAPLPIERQPALQGPVTPAMNVQAPFAQVEIPAPVPMPNQNACLSNEIWIIGSSIICSARDHSENRPSGSNLGLLKNNNCFLRWAGKSGMKWDDVVGTVNSIINLCNKIPHALILHCGGNDIGNVPCGALLYHIKFTIAILSRMLPNCSLIWSSILPRRSWRYSSDDHAMEVTRKRINREVRSYILKHGGYVIKYPDFDDRHPALYSDDGVHLSFIGNDIFLNQIQSALETFIKYPHCVVFPHDHL from the exons ATGCCTAGAATTGGTCGACGAAGAAATGGTAATGGGCGCGCACGAGTGCCCGTTGTTGAAGCACAACCACCAGAGAGACGACGCGGAAGGAGAAACCGTGCAGTTGCTGCACCAAGAAATCAAGATGTGGGGGCAATTGTTGGTGAAGTACAAGTACAAGCACCTCTTCCTCTACAAATCCAGGCTCCTTTGCCAATTGAAAGACAACCTGCCTTGCAAGGTCCCGTAACACCAGCAATGAACGTACAAGCGCCATTTGCGCAAGTTGAAATTCCAGCTCCTGTGCCAATGCCTAATCAAAATG CTTGTCTTAGTAATGAAATATGGATTATTGGTTCTTCAATAATATGCAGTGCTCGTGATCACTCGGAGAACAGACCTTCAGGTAGTAATTTaggtcttttgaaaaataataattgttttttgcgATGGGCAGGCAAATCTGGTATGAAATGGGACGATGTTGTTGGCACAGTTAACAGCATCATTAATTTATGCAACAAAATTCCACATGCGTTGATATTGCATTGTGGTGGGAATGACATAGGAAATGTACCATGTGGTGCTCTGCTATATCACATTAAGTTCACAATAGCAATTCTGTCTCGCATGCTCCCAAATTGTTCTCTTATATGGTCAAGCATTCTTCCCAGGCGTTCATGGCGTTACTCAAGTGATGACCATGCCATGGAAGTTACAAGAAAAAGAATAAATAGGGAAGTGAGATCTTATATACTCAAACATGGAGGATACGTTATCAAATATCCAGATTTTGATGATCGTCATCCAGCGCTATATTCTGACGATGGAGTACATCTATCATTTATTGGAAATGATATTTTCTTGAATCAAATTCAGTCAGCACTAGAAACATTCATAAAGTATCCACATTGTGTTGTATTTCCTCACGATCAcctctaa